A portion of the Oceanispirochaeta sp. M1 genome contains these proteins:
- a CDS encoding diguanylate cyclase domain-containing protein, with translation MDIVSEKILSTVIIPFKSGPDNITVSCSIGIALSPDHGNNLEILIKNADKAMYCSKNSGKNRYTTFD, from the coding sequence GTGGACATTGTATCGGAGAAGATACTATCAACAGTCATAATCCCTTTCAAGAGTGGACCTGACAACATTACTGTAAGCTGCAGTATCGGAATTGCTCTGTCTCCCGATCATGGAAATAATCTGGAAATCTTGATAAAGAATGCTGATAAAGCGATGTACTGCAGCAAGAATTCCGGTAAAAACAGATACACGACCTTTGATTGA
- a CDS encoding outer membrane lipoprotein-sorting protein, with the protein MKNKPAIMLSCLYCLLLNPLFSQTADEIILEMDQRSFVETSSSEMLMLVYPDIRNERDVRRYSFNGKGRGNDSSVMVFTEPRSLNGLSLLSLGDDQWIYFPSTGRVRKIASRSKDDSVQGVGGDFSYEDLSAGDWLEKYSFSLIDGNRKTWTLEGIPRKISTYRRIQVVISKDRYLLERVLYWIDGEDAAKEMFMDNFRTIDGRDVPGRTIMTDYRKKSRTVIEMQDASWNISLDEGVFNPNRFWK; encoded by the coding sequence ATGAAAAATAAACCTGCAATAATGCTGAGCTGCTTATACTGTCTGCTTCTGAATCCTCTATTTTCTCAAACAGCTGATGAAATCATTCTGGAGATGGATCAACGGAGTTTTGTGGAAACCAGCAGCTCAGAGATGCTGATGCTGGTTTATCCGGATATACGGAATGAACGTGATGTCAGACGCTACAGCTTTAACGGTAAAGGACGGGGGAATGATTCCTCTGTCATGGTATTCACTGAACCCCGCAGTCTGAATGGTCTCAGCCTTCTCTCTCTGGGTGATGATCAGTGGATTTACTTTCCATCTACAGGACGTGTCAGGAAAATAGCTTCCAGATCCAAGGATGACTCGGTTCAGGGAGTAGGAGGTGATTTTTCCTATGAGGATCTAAGTGCCGGAGACTGGCTGGAAAAATACTCTTTCTCTCTGATTGATGGAAACCGGAAAACCTGGACACTGGAAGGTATTCCAAGAAAAATTTCCACCTATCGGCGAATCCAAGTTGTGATCAGCAAAGACCGGTATCTTTTGGAACGCGTCCTTTACTGGATTGATGGAGAGGATGCTGCAAAGGAAATGTTCATGGACAATTTCAGGACCATAGACGGCCGGGATGTTCCCGGCAGAACAATCATGACTGATTACCGGAAAAAGTCCCGGACGGTGATCGAGATGCAGGATGCCAGTTGGAATATCTCTCTGGATGAGGGTGTGTTCAATCCCAACCGGTTCTGGAAGTGA